One window of the Burkholderia ubonensis subsp. mesacidophila genome contains the following:
- a CDS encoding Lrp/AsnC family transcriptional regulator — translation MATRERTPKTLDNQDRKILGALQKNARLSNAELAEQIGMSTTACWNRTRQLEIDGYIDGYVALVNQRKLGYADIVILEVTLDRHEDDALARFGAELAALPEVLEAYLVSGDYDYWIKVAVDGTAGYERFLREKLYKISSIRHSRSMFALRCMKDVPSIQV, via the coding sequence ATGGCTACCCGCGAACGCACACCCAAAACGCTCGACAATCAGGACCGCAAGATCCTCGGCGCACTGCAGAAGAATGCGCGCCTGTCGAATGCCGAACTGGCCGAACAGATCGGGATGTCGACGACCGCGTGCTGGAACCGCACGCGGCAACTCGAAATCGACGGCTACATCGATGGCTATGTCGCGCTCGTCAATCAGCGCAAGCTCGGCTACGCGGACATCGTGATCCTCGAAGTGACGCTCGATCGCCACGAGGACGACGCGCTGGCCCGCTTCGGCGCGGAACTCGCGGCGCTGCCCGAGGTGCTCGAGGCCTATCTCGTGTCGGGTGATTACGATTACTGGATCAAGGTCGCCGTGGACGGCACGGCCGGATACGAGCGTTTTTTGCGCGAGAAGCTGTACAAGATCTCGAGCATTCGTCACAGCCGGTCGATGTTCGCGCTGCGCTGCATGAAGGACGTGCCGTCGATACAGGTGTGA
- a CDS encoding IclR family transcriptional regulator, whose product MQNDEDRADDAPQKAQRGIQSVEVGGRLLDALARRRKPLGLSELAAAAALSTAQAHTYLVSLTRLALVKRDAITGNYEPGPLSLRLGLMSIERQPAYRAALPHAARLAEGVGLSVALSVPGALGPTIVRIEHGGYPLHVNLHVGSVMSLDTTATGRVFRAFGDPAQLDAMAASQAGAGNTLAGADSAQPAPDADARRARIDAIRQRGIERSVDLPSPGVSGMCVPVLDAEGRLQLALTVIGSTGSIDVAWDGPIATALRDAARQATTSLGAEDAPPPPAAAPRVPPALADDAKAQRGINALDSTGNLLLALVSAGRALPLRDLAAAADMPAAKAFPHLVSLLKIGLLSRDAAGCFDAGPLSQALGLIAMQRVSPARDAEAEIVALAEATDMSVAAATLGPLGPTVIRFEESARPQHVSLQVGTVMSLVNTAIGRSFAAGMTDDVLAGLLAGEPVRLAGRAAQADEAFRAHLARIRAEGVDFAFDAPVPGIATVAAPVFDHTGAIRLVIAIIGASRGFPRGPGSDLAQALLAATRRLSWRFGWIGGQ is encoded by the coding sequence GTGCAGAACGACGAAGATCGCGCGGACGATGCGCCGCAGAAGGCGCAGCGCGGCATCCAGAGCGTCGAGGTGGGCGGCCGGCTGCTCGACGCGCTCGCGCGGCGGCGCAAGCCGCTCGGGCTGTCCGAGCTGGCGGCGGCCGCCGCGCTGTCGACCGCGCAGGCGCATACTTATCTGGTGAGCCTGACGCGCCTCGCGCTCGTGAAGCGCGACGCGATCACCGGCAATTACGAGCCGGGGCCGCTGTCGCTGCGGCTCGGCCTGATGTCGATCGAGCGGCAGCCGGCCTATCGCGCGGCCTTGCCGCACGCGGCGCGGCTCGCGGAAGGCGTCGGGCTCAGCGTCGCGCTGTCGGTGCCGGGCGCGCTCGGGCCGACGATCGTGCGCATCGAGCACGGCGGCTATCCGCTGCACGTGAACCTGCACGTCGGTTCGGTGATGTCGCTCGACACGACGGCGACCGGCCGCGTGTTCCGCGCGTTCGGCGACCCCGCGCAGCTCGACGCGATGGCGGCCAGCCAGGCCGGCGCGGGCAACACGCTCGCGGGCGCCGACAGCGCGCAGCCGGCGCCGGACGCCGACGCGCGGCGGGCCCGGATCGACGCCATCCGCCAGCGCGGCATCGAGCGCAGCGTCGACCTGCCGAGCCCCGGCGTCAGCGGGATGTGCGTGCCCGTGCTCGACGCGGAGGGCCGCCTGCAGCTCGCGCTGACGGTGATCGGTTCGACGGGATCGATCGACGTCGCGTGGGACGGCCCGATCGCGACGGCGCTGCGCGATGCGGCGCGGCAGGCGACCACGTCGCTCGGCGCGGAGGACGCGCCGCCGCCGCCCGCGGCCGCGCCACGCGTGCCGCCCGCACTCGCCGACGACGCGAAGGCGCAACGCGGCATCAACGCGCTCGACAGCACCGGCAACCTGCTGCTCGCGCTCGTGTCGGCGGGCCGCGCGCTGCCGCTGCGCGACCTCGCGGCGGCGGCGGACATGCCGGCCGCGAAGGCGTTTCCGCATCTGGTGAGCCTGCTGAAGATCGGCCTGCTGAGCCGTGACGCGGCCGGCTGTTTCGACGCCGGGCCGCTCAGCCAGGCGCTCGGCCTGATCGCGATGCAGCGCGTGTCGCCGGCGCGCGACGCGGAAGCCGAGATCGTCGCGCTCGCCGAAGCGACCGACATGAGCGTCGCGGCCGCGACGCTCGGGCCGCTCGGGCCGACCGTGATCCGCTTCGAGGAATCGGCGCGGCCGCAGCACGTGAGCCTGCAGGTCGGCACCGTGATGTCGCTCGTCAATACGGCGATCGGCCGCAGCTTCGCGGCCGGTATGACCGACGACGTGCTGGCCGGCCTGCTCGCCGGCGAACCCGTGCGCCTCGCGGGGCGCGCGGCGCAGGCCGACGAGGCGTTCCGCGCGCATCTCGCGCGGATCCGCGCGGAAGGCGTCGACTTCGCGTTCGATGCGCCGGTGCCCGGCATCGCGACGGTCGCCGCGCCCGTGTTCGATCACACCGGCGCCATCCGGCTCGTGATCGCGATCATCGGCGCATCGCGCGGCTTCCCGCGCGGGCCCGGCAGCGACCTCGCGCAGGCGCTGCTCGCCGCGACACGGCGGCTGTCGTGGCGGTTCGGGTGGATCGGCGGGCAGTGA
- a CDS encoding methyl-accepting chemotaxis protein yields the protein MRFTLLGRVSVGARLAALSCATVALLFAAFAWTLAHLAGEQIADQAHARIAEKERSIAAMIDLFDKALSEEAHRSMTLFASFMPADFALDPARTNDLGGGAMAPTLSAGGRPLDLDYTIPDQFLQKSGAIATIFARDGDDFVRITTSLKKQDGTRAVGTRLDRNSPAYAPLVAGRSYTGLAKLFGKPFITEYKPVVDAGGRVIGALFVGLDVADEIRLVEAGIRELKIGEHGYYFVIDASAGPSRGTFVVHPDAAGKPAGDDAAPYAQMLAAGRGQLAYTSTDPAAQDRGPSAKFASFSTIPQWQWLVGGVAIDDELLADMRATRNRFMLIAAALVLAFAAMFVVVVRRVVSRPLEAAARASERFAAGDLSVRIRDDGAAPRGADEIGRLVQAVDGIGDGLARIVAQVRRGSADMARGTVDIAAGSGDIAARIATQASSVEQTAASMEEITAAVQQNAEHAAQANTLVAGASDAATGGGDAVQRVVATMGEIERATRRIAEITGVIEGIAFQTNILALNAAVEAARAGEHGKGFAVVASEVRALAQRSAAAVKEIEALSAESAATVEQGYRIAEAAHGTMRDIVARVDQVRTIIAEISSASREQSAGIEQVNLAVTQIGEATQQNATLIAQAERAAVALRDQAAELSEAVSVFKLDHAE from the coding sequence ATGAGATTTACCCTCCTGGGCCGGGTGAGCGTTGGCGCTCGTCTGGCCGCTTTGTCGTGCGCAACCGTCGCACTGCTGTTTGCCGCCTTCGCCTGGACCCTCGCGCACCTGGCCGGCGAACAGATCGCCGACCAGGCGCACGCGCGCATCGCCGAGAAGGAACGCTCGATCGCCGCGATGATCGACCTGTTCGACAAGGCGCTGTCGGAAGAAGCGCATCGCTCGATGACGCTGTTCGCGAGCTTCATGCCGGCCGATTTCGCGCTGGACCCGGCGCGCACGAATGACCTCGGCGGCGGCGCGATGGCGCCGACGCTGTCCGCGGGCGGCAGGCCGCTCGATCTCGACTACACGATTCCCGACCAGTTCCTGCAGAAGAGCGGCGCGATCGCGACGATCTTCGCGCGCGACGGCGACGACTTCGTGCGCATCACCACGTCGCTGAAGAAGCAGGACGGCACCCGCGCGGTCGGCACGCGCCTCGACCGCAACAGCCCCGCCTACGCGCCGCTCGTCGCGGGACGCAGCTACACCGGGCTCGCGAAGCTGTTCGGCAAGCCGTTCATCACCGAGTACAAGCCGGTCGTCGACGCCGGCGGACGCGTGATCGGCGCGCTGTTCGTCGGTCTCGACGTCGCGGACGAAATCCGCCTCGTCGAAGCCGGCATTCGCGAGCTGAAGATCGGCGAACACGGCTATTACTTCGTGATCGACGCGTCGGCCGGCCCGTCGCGCGGCACCTTCGTCGTCCACCCCGACGCGGCCGGCAAACCGGCCGGCGACGACGCCGCGCCCTACGCGCAGATGCTCGCGGCCGGCCGCGGCCAGCTCGCGTACACGTCGACCGATCCGGCCGCGCAGGACCGCGGCCCGTCCGCGAAATTCGCGTCGTTCTCGACGATTCCGCAATGGCAGTGGCTGGTCGGCGGCGTCGCGATCGACGACGAACTGCTCGCCGACATGCGGGCGACCCGCAACCGCTTCATGCTGATCGCCGCGGCGCTCGTGCTCGCGTTCGCGGCGATGTTCGTCGTCGTGGTCCGGCGCGTCGTGAGCCGGCCGCTCGAAGCGGCCGCGCGCGCGTCGGAACGCTTCGCCGCGGGCGACCTGAGCGTGCGCATCCGCGACGACGGCGCCGCGCCGCGCGGCGCGGACGAGATCGGCCGCCTCGTGCAGGCGGTCGACGGCATCGGCGACGGGCTCGCGCGCATCGTCGCGCAGGTGCGCCGCGGCTCCGCCGACATGGCGCGCGGCACCGTCGACATCGCGGCCGGCAGCGGCGACATCGCCGCCCGCATCGCGACGCAGGCGAGCAGCGTCGAGCAGACGGCGGCGAGCATGGAGGAAATCACGGCCGCCGTGCAGCAGAACGCCGAGCATGCGGCGCAGGCGAACACGCTGGTCGCGGGCGCGTCCGACGCGGCGACGGGCGGCGGCGACGCCGTGCAGCGCGTGGTCGCGACGATGGGCGAGATCGAGCGCGCGACGCGCCGGATCGCGGAGATCACCGGCGTGATCGAGGGCATCGCGTTCCAGACCAACATCCTCGCGCTGAACGCGGCCGTCGAGGCGGCGCGCGCGGGCGAGCACGGCAAGGGCTTCGCGGTGGTCGCGTCCGAAGTGCGCGCGCTCGCGCAGCGCAGCGCGGCGGCGGTCAAGGAAATCGAGGCGCTGAGCGCCGAATCGGCCGCGACCGTCGAGCAAGGCTACCGGATCGCCGAAGCCGCGCACGGCACGATGCGCGACATCGTCGCGCGGGTCGACCAGGTGCGCACCATCATCGCCGAGATCAGCTCGGCGTCGCGCGAGCAGTCGGCCGGCATCGAGCAGGTGAACCTCGCCGTCACGCAGATCGGCGAGGCGACCCAGCAGAACGCGACGCTGATCGCGCAGGCCGAGCGTGCGGCCGTGGCGCTGCGCGACCAGGCCGCGGAACTGTCGGAAGCGGTCAGCGTGTTCAAGCTCGACCACGCCGAATAA
- a CDS encoding MBL fold metallo-hydrolase: MAKAFASQADLEEKKITWTRLSENAYAYTAEGDPNSGVIIGDDSVLIVDTTATPAMAQDLIAKIRSVTDKPIKHVVLSHYHAVRVLGASAYFAEGAQHVIASRGTYEMIVERGEADMKSEIERFPRLFAGVETVPGLTWPTLVFEREITLFLGKLEVKIMHVGSGHTKGDTIVWLPSQKVLFSGDLVEYDAACYCGDAQLEQWPATLEALRALGAEKLVPGRGPALLNPAEVNQGLDYTKDFVSTLLAQGRKAVERKLDLKAAMALTREAMDPKFGQVFIYEHCLPFDVSRAFDEASGITHPRIWTAERDKEMWAALQD; the protein is encoded by the coding sequence ATGGCCAAAGCATTCGCCTCTCAAGCCGACCTGGAAGAGAAGAAGATCACCTGGACCCGGCTCTCCGAAAACGCGTACGCGTACACCGCCGAAGGCGACCCGAACTCGGGCGTGATCATCGGCGACGACAGCGTGCTGATCGTCGACACGACCGCGACGCCCGCGATGGCGCAGGACCTGATCGCGAAGATCCGCAGCGTCACCGACAAGCCGATCAAGCACGTCGTGCTGTCGCACTACCACGCGGTGCGCGTGCTCGGCGCGTCGGCGTATTTCGCCGAAGGCGCGCAGCACGTGATCGCGAGCCGCGGCACCTACGAGATGATCGTCGAGCGTGGCGAGGCCGACATGAAGTCGGAGATCGAGCGCTTTCCGCGCCTGTTCGCGGGCGTCGAGACGGTGCCGGGCCTGACCTGGCCGACGCTCGTGTTCGAACGCGAGATCACGCTGTTCCTCGGCAAGCTCGAAGTGAAGATCATGCATGTCGGCTCGGGCCACACGAAGGGCGACACGATCGTGTGGCTGCCGTCGCAGAAGGTGCTGTTCTCGGGCGACCTCGTCGAGTACGACGCCGCGTGCTACTGCGGCGACGCGCAGCTCGAACAGTGGCCGGCGACGCTCGAGGCGCTGCGCGCGCTCGGCGCCGAGAAGCTCGTGCCCGGCCGCGGCCCGGCGCTGCTGAACCCGGCCGAAGTGAACCAGGGCCTCGACTACACGAAGGACTTCGTGTCGACGCTGCTTGCGCAAGGCCGCAAGGCCGTCGAGCGCAAGCTCGATCTCAAGGCCGCGATGGCGCTCACGCGCGAAGCGATGGATCCGAAGTTCGGCCAGGTGTTCATCTACGAGCACTGTTTGCCGTTCGACGTGTCGCGCGCGTTCGACGAGGCGAGCGGCATCACGCATCCGCGCATCTGGACCGCCGAGCGCGACAAGGAAATGTGGGCCGCGCTGCAGGACTGA
- a CDS encoding LysE family translocator encodes MSFRLYLSFLAASFVLIYAPGPVNLLTMNQALRAGWRRALPCVWGGTLAVLLQLALTALCLNSLVHIDERALTALRWAGAAYLVWLGCKQWISRAPATASAASAEVAQPVSDTGRELFWRGVATSGLNPKTLLFFPSFFPQFISANAEWSLNLQFLLLAATFALLFAGGVASMALFSHRLSSALQRPARMRVMNRVTGSLLVGMGAIMVGWN; translated from the coding sequence ATGTCGTTCCGGCTTTACCTCTCGTTCCTTGCCGCTTCCTTCGTTCTCATCTACGCCCCCGGCCCCGTCAACCTGCTCACGATGAACCAGGCGCTGCGCGCCGGCTGGCGGCGCGCGCTGCCGTGCGTGTGGGGCGGCACGCTCGCCGTGCTGCTGCAGCTCGCGCTGACCGCGCTCTGCCTGAATTCGCTGGTGCATATCGACGAGCGCGCGCTGACCGCGCTGCGCTGGGCGGGCGCGGCTTACCTGGTCTGGCTCGGGTGCAAGCAATGGATCAGCCGCGCGCCGGCCACGGCGAGCGCCGCATCGGCCGAGGTCGCCCAGCCGGTTTCCGACACCGGACGTGAGCTGTTCTGGCGCGGCGTCGCGACATCGGGCCTGAATCCGAAGACGCTGCTGTTCTTTCCGTCGTTCTTTCCGCAATTCATCAGCGCGAACGCCGAATGGAGCCTGAACCTTCAGTTCCTGCTGCTCGCGGCGACGTTCGCGCTGCTGTTCGCGGGCGGCGTCGCGTCGATGGCGCTGTTCTCGCACCGGCTCAGCAGCGCGTTGCAGCGGCCGGCGCGGATGCGCGTGATGAACCGCGTGACGGGCAGCCTGCTCGTCGGGATGGGCGCGATCATGGTCGGCTGGAACTGA